In Lentilitoribacter sp. Alg239-R112, the following proteins share a genomic window:
- a CDS encoding aspartate aminotransferase family protein, whose protein sequence is MPVLDVKVRKPILLSVEDAKEMNLADMTELFKDHVNPGQLHFMKLLGFHKIKIESAEGMVYRDQNGREILDFFGGFGSLAFGHNHPRILDARKKFQDEKRHEIAMAFLSQYNAALAKNLAEIAPGDLNMVFLGSSGSEAMEAAVKVAERAAGPDKSKVVYAENSFHGKTKGVLSLTDSPLYKGEFKLIENTVRVPFADIDAIRNAFESDPEIGVIVLETIQGGGGIIKAEPAFWQELRALCDKHNVLWVADEVQCGMGRSGQFFAFEYADVVPDVTALAKSLGGGKCAMAAMIATTEVYMKAYGTPKTALIHGQATFGGIGEACVTSIEGLNILYDEQLIENSAQTGAYLLRRLEELREKYPKLIKDVRGQGLMVGLEFQDFSQTLPAVLRPVVAMLDEKLKGSLSGFIGALMLRDYDVLVAFTEYNRNVIRLEPPLICEQRHVDQFIAALDNLLGRGIIRIVKDFVASQVK, encoded by the coding sequence ATGCCCGTTTTGGATGTTAAGGTGAGAAAGCCGATTTTGCTGAGCGTTGAGGATGCTAAAGAGATGAATTTGGCGGATATGACTGAGCTTTTTAAAGATCATGTTAATCCTGGCCAATTGCATTTTATGAAACTTCTAGGTTTTCACAAAATTAAAATCGAAAGTGCCGAGGGTATGGTTTATCGTGATCAGAATGGTCGTGAAATTCTTGATTTCTTTGGTGGATTTGGTTCACTCGCTTTTGGTCACAACCATCCTCGAATATTAGATGCCCGTAAAAAATTTCAAGATGAAAAACGCCACGAAATAGCGATGGCATTTTTATCTCAATATAACGCGGCATTGGCGAAAAATCTGGCTGAAATTGCACCAGGCGATTTAAATATGGTTTTCCTAGGGTCATCTGGTTCGGAAGCCATGGAAGCAGCGGTGAAAGTTGCTGAACGTGCCGCTGGACCTGATAAATCGAAGGTCGTTTATGCTGAAAACTCGTTTCATGGTAAAACAAAGGGCGTACTCTCGCTGACTGATTCACCACTTTACAAGGGTGAGTTTAAATTAATTGAGAATACCGTTCGTGTGCCGTTTGCAGATATTGATGCTATTCGAAATGCCTTCGAAAGCGATCCGGAAATTGGTGTGATTGTGCTTGAAACCATTCAAGGTGGCGGCGGTATTATCAAGGCTGAACCAGCTTTCTGGCAAGAATTGCGCGCGTTATGCGATAAACATAATGTGCTTTGGGTTGCCGATGAAGTGCAATGTGGAATGGGTCGTTCAGGTCAATTCTTCGCCTTTGAATATGCTGATGTTGTGCCTGATGTCACAGCATTGGCAAAATCTCTCGGTGGCGGTAAATGCGCTATGGCTGCAATGATTGCAACGACAGAAGTGTACATGAAGGCGTATGGCACACCAAAAACGGCGTTGATCCATGGTCAAGCGACATTTGGCGGTATTGGTGAAGCCTGTGTGACGTCTATTGAAGGCCTCAACATTCTTTATGATGAGCAATTGATTGAGAACTCTGCGCAAACAGGGGCATATCTGTTGCGACGTCTTGAAGAGCTTCGGGAAAAATACCCGAAACTTATTAAAGACGTTCGCGGGCAGGGGCTTATGGTAGGTCTTGAATTCCAAGATTTCAGCCAGACATTACCTGCTGTCTTGCGCCCTGTTGTGGCAATGCTTGACGAGAAGCTAAAAGGTTCGCTGTCAGGATTTATTGGTGCGCTGATGCTCCGGGATTATGATGTTCTGGTTGCCTTTACAGAATATAATCGTAACGTTATCCGCCTTGAACCTCCGTTGATTTGTGAGCAACGCCATGTCGATCAGTTCATCGCAGCATTAGACAATCTACTGGGGCGCGGCATTATTCGTATTGTTAAAGATTTCGTCGCGAGCCAAGTTAAATAA
- a CDS encoding NAD(P)-dependent oxidoreductase, protein MKHIIFGGDGFVGSHLAPKLLEDGQEVVVVDVKNSDHTHYSNVEHIQLDITDETQFSKLKIDADDVIYNMAATMLSPLQIRSKRYDFFWPVNFHGAGNIMKSMDKAGASKFVQFTTDMVYGHTIVSPQTEDHPIAPLGEYGASKWATEQECHRWRDRGMDISIFRPRLIIGPGRLGILEKLFKLIDLNLPVPMIGSGKAPYQFISVYDCAEAARLAWKAGFPNGEYNLGSLNPPSVRELLGGLIQHAGSHSILLPTPGFAVKKTLAFLDLINMPIMDPEQYLIADEMCVRETGRAKKDMGFVPKDNDMDMLIAAYKEYRAGKTGAQQNNLNTVPAE, encoded by the coding sequence ATGAAACATATTATTTTCGGTGGTGATGGGTTTGTCGGCTCTCACCTTGCACCAAAATTACTTGAAGACGGACAAGAAGTTGTTGTTGTCGATGTCAAAAATAGCGACCACACTCACTATTCGAATGTTGAACATATACAACTTGATATTACCGACGAAACGCAGTTTTCAAAACTTAAGATTGATGCGGATGATGTGATTTATAATATGGCGGCAACTATGCTCTCGCCATTGCAAATTCGCTCTAAAAGATACGATTTCTTTTGGCCTGTGAACTTTCACGGTGCCGGCAATATAATGAAATCTATGGATAAGGCTGGAGCGTCCAAGTTTGTTCAATTCACCACGGATATGGTGTATGGACATACAATTGTTAGTCCTCAAACTGAGGATCACCCAATTGCTCCACTTGGTGAATATGGTGCATCCAAATGGGCAACTGAGCAGGAATGTCATAGATGGCGGGATCGCGGCATGGATATCTCAATCTTCCGCCCGCGCTTGATCATCGGCCCTGGTCGCCTTGGTATTTTGGAAAAACTATTCAAGTTGATTGATTTGAATTTGCCAGTTCCGATGATTGGCTCTGGCAAAGCGCCTTACCAGTTTATTTCTGTTTATGATTGCGCAGAAGCGGCAAGATTGGCATGGAAAGCCGGTTTTCCGAATGGGGAGTATAATTTAGGTTCACTTAATCCACCATCAGTGAGAGAATTATTGGGTGGGTTGATTCAGCATGCAGGCTCGCATTCAATTCTACTCCCAACGCCGGGTTTTGCGGTGAAGAAAACGCTCGCATTTCTGGATTTAATAAACATGCCGATCATGGATCCAGAGCAATATTTGATTGCTGACGAGATGTGTGTTCGTGAAACAGGCCGAGCGAAAAAAGATATGGGTTTTGTTCCAAAAGACAATGATATGGACATGCTGATTGCTGCTTACAAAGAATACCGTGCTGGGAAGACTGGCGCACAACAAAATAATTTAAATACAGTTCCTGCGGAATAG
- a CDS encoding transporter: MKFIWFILFTVVTNAAAQLMLKQGMTMIGPLNISAENAIWRILQIVFQPWVFAGLCMFVISMASHLFVLSKVDLSFAYPFLSLAYVAVAIFAYFLFSEDINNWRIAGIAFICLGTVLIAQSDKSGKSEVASDSAELIQDYSGERS, encoded by the coding sequence ATGAAGTTTATCTGGTTTATATTATTCACAGTGGTGACCAATGCTGCTGCACAGCTCATGCTCAAGCAGGGCATGACGATGATTGGTCCGCTTAACATTTCTGCTGAAAATGCAATATGGCGTATATTGCAGATTGTTTTTCAGCCGTGGGTATTTGCTGGATTATGTATGTTTGTAATCTCGATGGCCTCGCATTTATTTGTATTGTCAAAAGTTGATCTGTCATTCGCATATCCGTTTCTAAGCCTTGCTTATGTGGCGGTCGCAATCTTCGCATATTTCTTATTCAGCGAAGATATCAACAACTGGCGTATCGCCGGTATCGCCTTCATTTGCTTGGGCACGGTTTTAATCGCGCAATCTGATAAATCAGGAAAATCAGAAGTTGCTTCTGACAGCGCGGAACTTATTCAAGATTACTCTGGAGAGAGATCGTAA
- a CDS encoding FAD-binding oxidoreductase — MEPTHDNNFTSWGNISRVQRDLASVDQFPTSQGSFLPFGNGRSYGDTCLNDSGVLLPMQNDAHIHHFDAKTGLLFADAGVLLRDVLKFTRPFGYFLEVTPGTSFVTLGGAIANDVHGKNHHARGTFGRSVLSFDLLRSDRSALMHCSPEENSEIFAATIGGMGLTGVITRVCLRLMEVSSFDVNQKTLRFNNLDEYFENVEVIDDAHEYSVAWIDQLARGTSFGRGVLMAGNHASVEEGHAMAGERQADEPKDAKLSVPFTSPINLINRWSLAAFNFVYYHSFSNGLSESIEPWQSYFYPLDAIKGWNRLYGPKGLYQHQSVYPKAAARETTIELLECAKRFNHGSFLTVLKSFGAQTTPALFSFPREGFTLTLDFANQGVKTLQLLDALDEIVLKAGGAVNPYKDHRMSAETFAQSFPNWRELEAHRDQKICSDFWRRTALTLK; from the coding sequence GTGGAGCCTACTCACGACAACAACTTTACGAGCTGGGGCAATATAAGCCGAGTTCAACGTGATCTTGCATCAGTGGATCAGTTCCCAACATCTCAAGGCTCATTTCTTCCGTTTGGGAATGGCCGATCTTATGGTGACACTTGTCTCAATGACAGCGGTGTTTTGCTTCCTATGCAAAACGATGCGCATATTCATCATTTTGATGCAAAGACTGGTTTGTTATTTGCAGATGCAGGCGTTTTATTGCGTGATGTTTTAAAGTTTACTCGTCCATTCGGATATTTTCTAGAAGTCACGCCGGGAACTTCCTTTGTTACATTGGGTGGAGCAATTGCAAACGATGTGCACGGCAAAAACCATCATGCGCGCGGGACATTTGGACGCTCAGTTTTATCTTTCGATCTTTTGCGAAGTGATCGATCTGCATTGATGCACTGTTCGCCAGAAGAAAACTCCGAAATTTTTGCTGCAACAATTGGTGGTATGGGGCTGACTGGCGTTATTACGAGAGTTTGCCTTAGGCTTATGGAAGTTTCGTCATTTGACGTTAATCAAAAAACACTTCGGTTTAACAACCTGGATGAATATTTTGAAAATGTAGAAGTCATAGACGATGCGCACGAATATTCGGTCGCATGGATTGATCAGTTGGCCCGTGGGACATCATTTGGGCGAGGGGTTCTTATGGCCGGCAACCATGCTTCGGTTGAAGAGGGGCATGCTATGGCCGGAGAGAGACAAGCAGATGAGCCTAAAGATGCGAAACTTTCTGTGCCATTTACCTCTCCTATAAACCTGATTAACCGATGGAGCCTAGCGGCATTTAATTTTGTATATTATCACAGTTTCTCCAATGGCCTTAGTGAAAGCATAGAGCCTTGGCAGAGTTACTTTTATCCCCTTGATGCGATTAAGGGTTGGAACCGTTTGTATGGCCCAAAAGGTTTGTATCAACATCAAAGTGTTTATCCAAAGGCTGCTGCAAGAGAAACAACAATCGAATTATTGGAATGTGCAAAGCGCTTTAATCATGGATCATTTTTAACGGTACTGAAGAGCTTTGGTGCTCAAACAACACCCGCATTATTTTCATTTCCGCGAGAAGGTTTTACCCTAACGCTTGATTTTGCAAATCAGGGGGTGAAAACGCTTCAATTGTTAGATGCTCTTGACGAAATTGTGCTGAAAGCCGGTGGCGCTGTTAATCCATATAAAGATCATCGAATGAGTGCTGAAACATTTGCGCAATCTTTTCCCAATTGGCGTGAGTTAGAAGCTCACAGAGATCAGAAAATTTGCTCGGACTTCTGGCGCAGAACTGCTTTAACGTTGAAATAG
- a CDS encoding UbiA family prenyltransferase, translating into MDFSVDVKHVPLCVDLDGTLVATDTLWEGLATLLLKRPYLLFHVAFWVFKGKAYLKQKVASYTDSSAQDWPLRKEVLDYIEAAKQSGRKAYLVTGAAKATALELSNHLGIFDGVFHSNEQENLTSHRKAAKLVTEFGEAGFDYIGNSRDDVVVFDVARKGIVVSPDSAARRWQELNDGEEINVPLPSPNTIFKSIRVHQWAKNMLIGVPLVLDHNLFEMQAVVAAIIAFFSFSFFASSVYIVNDLSDLKADRAHAKKRYRPLASGALSIPVAAMTWFALVAASIALASLLPVQFILVLALYAVVTTAYTFVLKRKLLVDVFTLAGLYTIRIIAGAVATFSELSFWLLAFSIFFFLSLALVKRYVEVSELDDDDNSNVVGRGYSGVDTNMLIQGGISSAFAATMVLALYINSNEVIGMYSNPWMIWPLVPIILYMQLRIWILAGRGQVHEDPVVFIMRDWRSQLTMVMGGALLLIAMV; encoded by the coding sequence ATGGATTTTAGTGTTGATGTAAAACATGTTCCCTTATGTGTTGATTTAGATGGCACGTTGGTGGCCACAGATACGCTTTGGGAAGGCTTGGCTACGCTTTTGCTAAAACGTCCGTATCTCCTGTTTCATGTAGCTTTTTGGGTTTTCAAGGGAAAAGCATATCTTAAACAGAAAGTTGCATCTTACACCGATAGCTCTGCGCAAGACTGGCCGCTACGCAAAGAAGTGCTAGATTACATCGAAGCCGCCAAGCAGAGTGGTCGAAAGGCCTATCTTGTTACCGGGGCAGCTAAAGCGACGGCATTAGAGCTATCAAATCATCTTGGAATTTTCGATGGAGTTTTTCATAGTAATGAACAAGAAAACCTCACATCACATCGCAAGGCTGCTAAACTTGTTACAGAATTTGGCGAAGCCGGGTTTGACTACATTGGGAATAGTCGAGACGATGTCGTTGTATTTGACGTTGCCAGAAAGGGTATTGTCGTATCACCTGATAGTGCTGCCCGTCGCTGGCAAGAACTGAATGATGGTGAAGAAATCAATGTTCCGTTGCCGAGCCCAAACACGATCTTTAAATCAATTCGTGTTCATCAATGGGCGAAGAATATGCTCATCGGTGTTCCGCTTGTACTTGATCACAATTTGTTCGAGATGCAGGCTGTAGTAGCTGCCATCATAGCATTTTTCTCGTTCAGTTTTTTTGCATCATCGGTATATATCGTCAATGATTTATCTGATTTAAAAGCCGATCGAGCGCATGCAAAAAAGCGATATCGCCCCCTAGCTAGTGGAGCATTATCGATACCTGTTGCGGCAATGACCTGGTTTGCGCTCGTTGCTGCATCCATCGCATTGGCCAGTCTGCTTCCAGTTCAATTTATACTGGTTCTTGCGCTTTACGCTGTTGTGACGACGGCATATACTTTTGTTTTAAAACGTAAATTGCTCGTTGATGTGTTCACATTGGCGGGATTGTATACTATTCGAATTATAGCGGGAGCTGTGGCAACATTCAGCGAATTATCCTTCTGGCTTCTTGCGTTTTCAATTTTCTTTTTCTTATCACTCGCATTGGTAAAGCGTTATGTCGAGGTCTCAGAGCTGGACGATGATGATAATTCAAATGTCGTCGGGCGCGGTTATTCGGGTGTTGATACAAATATGCTTATTCAAGGCGGAATTTCATCTGCCTTTGCCGCAACAATGGTTTTAGCACTTTATATAAATAGTAATGAAGTTATTGGAATGTATTCTAACCCGTGGATGATTTGGCCTTTAGTGCCAATCATCTTATATATGCAATTGCGCATTTGGATATTGGCTGGTCGGGGACAGGTGCATGAAGATCCAGTTGTTTTTATCATGCGAGATTGGCGTAGTCAGCTGACAATGGTGATGGGCGGGGCGTTACTCTTAATCGCTATGGTGTAA
- a CDS encoding alpha/beta hydrolase, translated as MLTRIKRFLLQLVPISTLVLLFGMISLSNALELKPFKDKLFAYPEILSSKDNGDYLLVKYDKQINIHKRDQVPIRKVKQKYVKLGLRRFQTYQEFQYAGRNIEIGFVAKKGAPKFAVLFIHGRDGDRKLGLKDYTFGGNFNRLKNLAVRNNGLYLTQTIREFSKSGIADARALIRYLHDEKKVPNIIIVCASMGGQICNKLAHDHNDVARLSGIVLLGAIPDPKLATSHAVSVGLPIILAHGNDDVVYDWRGVQAVYQRIKSRTSRYPIKLILFNTGRHGTPIRMIDWRQTLNWVFKKS; from the coding sequence ATGCTGACAAGAATTAAACGCTTTTTATTGCAGTTGGTGCCTATATCCACCCTTGTTCTGCTGTTTGGGATGATTTCTTTAAGCAATGCGCTTGAACTCAAGCCATTCAAAGACAAGTTATTCGCATATCCGGAAATTCTATCATCCAAAGATAACGGAGACTATTTGCTCGTAAAATATGACAAGCAAATTAATATACATAAACGTGATCAAGTCCCTATTCGAAAAGTTAAGCAGAAATATGTTAAGCTAGGTTTGCGCCGTTTTCAAACATATCAGGAATTCCAATATGCTGGACGAAATATAGAGATTGGATTTGTCGCAAAAAAGGGTGCGCCGAAGTTTGCTGTATTATTCATTCATGGTCGTGATGGTGATCGGAAGTTGGGTTTGAAGGATTATACTTTTGGTGGGAATTTTAACAGACTGAAGAATCTCGCGGTCCGAAATAATGGCTTATATCTCACGCAAACAATTAGAGAGTTCTCCAAAAGTGGTATAGCGGATGCCAGAGCCCTTATTCGTTATCTTCATGACGAGAAAAAAGTCCCGAATATCATCATAGTTTGCGCATCAATGGGCGGCCAAATTTGTAACAAGCTTGCGCATGATCACAATGATGTCGCTAGGCTTTCCGGGATTGTTTTATTGGGGGCTATTCCGGATCCGAAATTGGCGACATCACACGCGGTAAGTGTTGGACTTCCTATCATATTAGCGCATGGTAATGATGATGTTGTGTATGATTGGAGAGGTGTGCAGGCAGTTTATCAGCGCATAAAGTCGCGAACTTCACGTTATCCGATAAAATTGATCCTGTTCAATACAGGTCGTCACGGCACACCAATTCGAATGATTGACTGGCGGCAGACATTGAATTGGGTTTTTAAAAAATCCTAA